One window of the Archangium primigenium genome contains the following:
- a CDS encoding ATP-binding protein, with protein MTVPASEEKAKQQESPVGHGMDWLLGGGEMGALIRSMDWSRTPLGPVERWPQSLRTTVSLCLSSTFPILIAWGPERIQIYNDTYRPICGAKHPHSMGQAFNECWASALPAVGFVVDRAQAGTGSYLENLPMVLDRHGYLEEAFMTFSFSPIRDESGKVGGLFHPITETTDRMLSARRTQALQHLAARLGNARSMPELGERLTQVGTELASDLPFLLLYQFDEAGTHAQLLGSTGLVPGSVACPERLDLGPGAMPVWPVDHVRENRQRERLMELGKRFSAWTCGPHEEPPHTAMLLPIHPVGAPAPTGCLVAGVSVRRALDAPYQTFYEMLETTFTNAVTSVRAYEEEQKRAAALAELDRAKTTFFSNVSHEFRTPLTLMLGPLEDSLTDDADPLSPGQSQRQQLILRNGSRLLKLVNSLLDFSRIEAGRVKATYRPTDLSRLTVDLASAFESAMTRAGLRYIITVPSLPEPVYVDPDFWEKIVLNLISNAFKFTLQGEVEVRLTRLSQRVRLTVRDTGSGIPESELPRLFERFHRVESTRGRTYEGTGIGLALIQELVKLQGGSFWVQSVEGEGSSFHVEVPLGHAHLEPSLIGAVKPPTAPTMTSAFVEEALRWLPDAPAAVPPAAPGAAPLPRDARSTQEAVAMPQLTRPTILVADDNADMRGYIKSLLERANDVRTVADGEAAYEAVVEFAPDLILSDVMMPRLDGFGLLEKLRADPRTQSVPFILLSARAGPEARIEGLQAGADDYMVKPFSAPELLARIDSAIRLARERTARERAADDRVKLEQQLIGIVSHDLRSPISAILMSTQLLLRRVDLDEKLTKVIARIQSSAERTNRMIRDLLDFTQARLGGGLRVERAPAALEDIVWHAVEEVKLAHPDRAIAFEAGEMLMGEWDGDRIAQMVVNLVTNAVKYGTPGSEVRVHIGRDADAALLTVHNQGEPIPPELLPLLFEPLQRGARGVDKTGRSIGLGLFIVDQIAQAHGGTVGVRSNAQRGTTFMVRLPHGR; from the coding sequence ATGACCGTCCCGGCGTCCGAGGAGAAAGCGAAGCAGCAGGAGAGCCCCGTCGGACACGGCATGGACTGGCTCCTGGGCGGAGGCGAGATGGGCGCGCTCATCCGCTCCATGGACTGGTCGCGCACCCCCCTCGGTCCCGTCGAGCGCTGGCCCCAGAGTCTCCGCACCACGGTGAGCCTCTGTCTGTCCTCCACCTTCCCCATCCTCATCGCCTGGGGCCCCGAGCGCATCCAGATCTACAACGACACCTACCGACCCATTTGCGGTGCAAAGCATCCGCACTCCATGGGCCAGGCCTTCAACGAGTGCTGGGCCTCGGCGCTGCCCGCGGTGGGCTTCGTGGTGGACCGGGCCCAGGCGGGCACCGGCTCCTACCTGGAGAACCTGCCCATGGTGCTCGACCGCCATGGCTACCTCGAGGAGGCCTTCATGACCTTCTCGTTCAGTCCCATCCGGGATGAGTCGGGCAAGGTCGGCGGGCTCTTCCACCCCATCACCGAGACGACCGACCGGATGCTCAGCGCCCGCCGGACCCAGGCGCTGCAACACCTGGCCGCCCGGCTGGGCAATGCGCGCTCCATGCCGGAGCTGGGCGAGCGGCTCACCCAGGTGGGCACCGAGCTGGCGTCCGACCTGCCCTTCCTCCTGCTCTACCAGTTCGACGAGGCGGGCACCCACGCCCAGCTCCTGGGGAGCACGGGGCTCGTGCCGGGCAGCGTGGCCTGCCCCGAGCGCCTCGACCTGGGGCCCGGCGCCATGCCCGTCTGGCCCGTGGACCACGTGCGCGAGAACCGCCAGCGGGAGCGGCTGATGGAGCTCGGCAAGCGCTTCTCCGCCTGGACGTGTGGCCCGCACGAGGAGCCGCCGCACACGGCGATGCTCCTGCCCATCCATCCGGTGGGTGCCCCGGCCCCCACGGGCTGCCTGGTGGCGGGCGTCAGCGTGCGGCGGGCGTTGGACGCGCCGTACCAGACCTTCTACGAGATGCTGGAGACCACGTTCACCAACGCGGTCACCAGCGTGCGCGCCTACGAGGAGGAGCAGAAGCGCGCCGCGGCGCTCGCCGAGCTGGATCGCGCCAAGACGACCTTCTTCTCCAACGTGTCCCACGAGTTCCGCACGCCGCTCACGTTGATGCTCGGCCCGCTGGAGGACTCGCTCACGGACGACGCCGACCCCCTCAGCCCGGGTCAGTCCCAGCGCCAGCAACTCATCCTGCGCAACGGCTCGCGTCTGCTCAAGCTCGTCAACTCCCTGTTGGACTTCTCCCGGATCGAGGCGGGCCGGGTGAAGGCCACCTACCGGCCCACGGATCTCTCGCGCCTCACGGTGGACCTGGCCAGCGCGTTCGAGTCCGCGATGACGCGCGCCGGGCTGCGCTACATCATCACCGTGCCCTCCCTGCCGGAGCCGGTCTACGTGGACCCGGACTTCTGGGAGAAGATCGTCCTCAACCTCATCTCCAACGCCTTCAAGTTCACCCTCCAGGGCGAGGTGGAGGTCCGGCTCACGCGACTGTCCCAGCGCGTGCGGCTCACGGTGCGCGACACCGGCTCGGGCATCCCCGAGTCCGAGCTGCCCCGACTGTTCGAGCGCTTCCACCGCGTGGAGAGCACCCGGGGCCGGACCTACGAGGGCACCGGCATCGGGCTCGCGTTGATCCAGGAGCTCGTGAAGCTGCAGGGGGGCTCCTTCTGGGTGCAGAGCGTGGAGGGCGAGGGCAGCTCCTTCCATGTCGAGGTGCCGCTGGGCCATGCCCACCTGGAGCCCTCGCTCATCGGCGCGGTGAAGCCCCCCACCGCGCCCACCATGACGTCGGCCTTCGTGGAGGAGGCCCTGCGCTGGCTGCCCGATGCACCCGCGGCCGTGCCCCCTGCCGCCCCGGGCGCGGCGCCGCTGCCGCGGGACGCGCGCTCGACCCAGGAGGCCGTGGCGATGCCACAACTCACCCGGCCCACCATCCTCGTCGCCGACGACAACGCGGACATGCGCGGCTACATCAAGTCCCTGCTCGAGCGCGCCAACGACGTGCGGACCGTGGCCGACGGCGAAGCCGCGTACGAGGCGGTGGTGGAGTTCGCCCCCGACCTCATCCTGAGCGACGTGATGATGCCGCGGCTGGATGGCTTCGGCCTGCTCGAGAAACTGCGCGCCGATCCCAGGACGCAGTCCGTGCCCTTCATCCTGCTGTCCGCGCGCGCGGGACCCGAGGCCCGCATCGAGGGGCTCCAGGCCGGCGCGGATGACTACATGGTCAAGCCCTTCAGCGCGCCGGAGCTGCTGGCCCGCATCGACAGCGCCATCCGGCTCGCCCGCGAGCGCACCGCGCGCGAGCGCGCCGCCGACGATCGCGTCAAGCTCGAGCAGCAGCTCATCGGCATCGTCAGCCACGACCTGCGCAGCCCCATCTCCGCCATCCTCATGTCCACGCAGCTGCTGCTGCGCCGGGTGGACCTCGACGAGAAGCTCACCAAGGTGATTGCCCGCATCCAGTCCAGCGCCGAGCGCACCAACCGGATGATCCGCGACCTGCTCGACTTCACGCAGGCCCGGCTGGGCGGCGGCCTGCGGGTGGAGCGGGCCCCGGCCGCCCTCGAGGACATCGTCTGGCATGCCGTGGAGGAGGTGAAGCTCGCCCATCCCGATCGGGCCATCGCCTTCGAGGCGGGGGAGATGCTCATGGGCGAGTGGGACGGGGATCGCATCGCCCAGATGGTCGTCAACCTGGTGACCAACGCGGTGAAGTACGGCACCCCGGGCAGCGAGGTGCGCGTCCACATCGGCCGGGACGCGGACGCCGCCCTGCTGACGGTGCACAACCAGGGCGAGCCCATTCCCCCGGAGCTGCTGCCCCTGCTCTTCGAGCCCCTGCAGCGGGGCGCGCGGGGCGTGGACAAGACGGGCCGGAGCATTGGCCTGGGGCTCTTCATCGTGGATCAGATCGCCCAGGCCCACGGTGGCACGGTCGGTGTGCGGTCGAACGCCCAGCGAGGCACCACGTTCATGGTCCGGCTGCCGCACGGACGCTGA
- a CDS encoding ATP-binding protein, with amino-acid sequence MRAELAGSRGCVLVIGAREANQVLLAHLSHVGYQWVLTEDLQELTRLAESARPDAVLVSATGKKALEALEAVRREPLLRELRVLADLTRSRSESLRKLPADDWVRSLEELSTRLDSALRERRLMERTRNRMQRLLEITQAATSSLELEEILRLAVEKVGAVINADRCSVVLVEDGNATSVTVVATMESPGLSLDMDLARYPELRRALETRKQVLVEEAQEDPLMAEVRPAITSLGVRSILVQPLVCHDELLGALFLRISHGSEGFNRDEQEFAQAVGAALANCIRNARMHTALKRKRDELELAYVERYRELSEANRRLKDLNRLKDEIIAVCSHDLRAPLQVLLGHGRLLLEGELDALQKQSAEAMIRQGRKILSLVESLLERGKGDVARLSIEPRVLDISVLCKESVTELEILAAERGVSLRADATERMMLIGDELKLHEVLQNLITNAIHHAKDAGQVVVRTSRLARPDGDVARIVVQDDGKGIPPEELPLVFDRYRSGAKAGGGTGLGLAICKEFVELHGGEIWAEAPPEGGAAFIFTLPLAQEVSRAVQNLPNKDTTEQPRVLVVEDEPEIAAVLVEVLRSRYRVDVARDGAEGLARARSGKPDLVVMDVFLPKLDGLDAAVALKSSSDTAGIPVILLSAHQGVADKVRALNLGAVDYMSKPFNAMELLVRTERALKLKKAEPELERTSSVTRRSGNDPITGLYDRRGLLLRLEHEVSRGRRYSRPVSLAVLRPDRPVMDEALLGLPDVMRARLRTQDLLGHLGDGVLGVILPECNVEAARNAISRLLPDVEKKTGMDYRSAVADVSHDSESADRILERLGAPGRA; translated from the coding sequence TTGAGGGCGGAGCTCGCGGGGTCGCGCGGTTGCGTGCTGGTGATCGGCGCGCGCGAGGCCAATCAGGTGCTGCTCGCCCACCTGTCGCACGTGGGCTACCAGTGGGTACTCACCGAGGATCTCCAGGAGCTGACGCGCCTGGCGGAGTCGGCCCGGCCGGACGCCGTGCTGGTGTCGGCCACTGGCAAGAAGGCCCTCGAGGCGCTCGAGGCCGTGCGCCGCGAGCCCCTGCTGCGTGAACTGCGCGTGCTGGCGGACCTGACGCGCTCGCGCTCGGAGTCCCTGCGCAAGCTGCCCGCGGACGACTGGGTGCGCAGCCTGGAGGAGCTCTCCACGCGGCTGGACTCCGCGCTGCGCGAGCGGCGGCTGATGGAGCGCACGCGCAACCGCATGCAGCGGCTGTTGGAGATCACCCAGGCCGCCACGAGCTCGCTCGAGCTGGAGGAGATCCTCCGGCTCGCGGTGGAGAAGGTGGGCGCGGTCATCAACGCGGACCGCTGCTCGGTGGTGCTGGTGGAGGACGGCAACGCGACCTCGGTGACCGTGGTGGCGACCATGGAGAGCCCGGGCCTGTCGCTGGACATGGACCTGGCGCGCTATCCCGAGCTGCGCCGCGCCCTGGAGACGCGCAAGCAGGTGCTGGTGGAGGAGGCGCAGGAGGATCCGCTCATGGCCGAGGTGCGCCCGGCCATCACCTCGCTCGGGGTGCGCTCCATCCTCGTGCAGCCCCTGGTGTGCCATGACGAGCTGCTCGGCGCGCTCTTCCTGCGCATCTCCCACGGCTCGGAGGGCTTCAACCGCGACGAGCAGGAGTTCGCCCAGGCGGTGGGCGCGGCGCTGGCCAACTGCATCCGCAACGCGCGCATGCACACCGCGCTCAAGAGGAAGCGCGACGAGTTGGAGCTCGCGTACGTGGAGCGCTACCGCGAGCTGTCCGAGGCCAACCGTCGGCTCAAGGATCTCAACCGGCTCAAGGACGAGATCATCGCCGTGTGCAGCCATGATCTGCGCGCGCCCCTGCAGGTGCTGCTGGGCCATGGCCGGCTGCTGCTGGAAGGCGAGCTGGACGCGCTGCAGAAGCAGTCGGCCGAGGCGATGATCCGCCAGGGCCGGAAGATCCTCAGCCTGGTGGAGTCGCTGCTGGAGCGGGGCAAGGGCGACGTGGCGCGCCTGTCCATCGAGCCGCGCGTGCTGGACATCTCGGTCCTGTGCAAGGAGAGCGTCACGGAGTTGGAGATCCTCGCCGCCGAGCGGGGCGTGTCGCTGCGCGCGGATGCCACCGAGCGCATGATGCTCATCGGCGACGAGCTCAAGCTGCACGAGGTGCTGCAGAACCTCATCACCAACGCCATCCACCACGCGAAGGACGCGGGTCAGGTGGTGGTGCGCACCTCGCGGCTGGCGCGGCCGGACGGCGACGTGGCGCGCATCGTGGTGCAGGACGACGGCAAGGGCATTCCCCCGGAGGAGCTGCCCCTGGTGTTCGACCGCTACCGCAGCGGCGCCAAGGCGGGGGGCGGCACGGGCCTGGGTCTGGCCATCTGCAAGGAGTTCGTGGAGCTGCACGGCGGGGAGATCTGGGCCGAGGCTCCGCCGGAGGGGGGCGCCGCCTTCATCTTCACCCTGCCGCTGGCGCAGGAAGTCAGCCGCGCCGTGCAGAACCTGCCCAACAAGGACACGACCGAGCAGCCACGGGTCCTGGTGGTGGAGGACGAGCCGGAGATCGCCGCGGTGCTGGTGGAGGTGCTGCGCTCGCGCTACCGCGTGGACGTGGCGCGCGATGGCGCCGAGGGTCTGGCGCGGGCCCGCTCGGGCAAGCCGGACCTGGTGGTGATGGACGTGTTCCTGCCCAAGCTCGACGGCCTGGATGCCGCCGTGGCCCTCAAGTCCTCCTCGGACACGGCGGGCATTCCCGTCATCCTGCTCTCGGCCCACCAGGGCGTGGCCGACAAGGTGCGCGCGCTCAACCTCGGGGCCGTGGACTACATGAGCAAGCCCTTCAACGCGATGGAGCTGCTCGTGCGCACCGAGCGCGCCCTCAAGCTCAAGAAGGCCGAGCCGGAGCTGGAGCGCACCTCGTCCGTCACGCGCCGCAGCGGCAACGATCCCATCACCGGCCTCTATGATCGTCGCGGCCTGCTCCTGCGCCTGGAGCACGAGGTGAGCCGGGGCCGACGCTACAGCCGACCGGTGAGCCTCGCGGTGCTCCGCCCGGATCGCCCCGTGATGGACGAGGCCCTGCTCGGCCTGCCGGACGTGATGCGCGCGCGCCTGCGCACCCAGGATCTGCTCGGCCACCTGGGCGACGGGGTGCTCGGTGTCATCCTGCCGGAGTGCAATGTTGAAGCGGCACGCAACGCCATCAGCCGGCTGCTGCCGGATGTCGAGAAGAAGACGGGCATGGACTACCGCTCGGCGGTGGCGGACGTGAGCCACGACAGCGAGTCGGCGGACCGCATCCTGGAGCGACTGGGCGCTCCGGGACGGGCGTGA
- a CDS encoding tetratricopeptide repeat protein — MGVRPSRLHTRAVPLLVLLGWAATAMSAPRRAPVDRTAMREAIAAAAVTDKQVSPASYAHDLRAQLLSLEGRHHEAADALRLALATDEGNPYLLTHLGEEYSLVGDLVRAEAELRRVVALHPRYYPGRMVLARVLLEARRPARAEVQLRQAIRLKPREPQAYLLLAQLHLDARAHAQAVLVVEQLARALPGEISGYRQLGLALAERGDAERARRMLSRALERDPGDVESLNVLARLHEKAGALKEAEDALARALERDPDNAAMLESAGRLALRGGSSVRARAYFDRLLAQAGDSDLAVRVALVFLSAHDSDAALAVLDAAREGRGGSARLSFSAGLVHERMRHFARAAAAYAEVPDTASLASDARSREGICLSQAGEHARALALLRASLAERPGDTEREIQLARALERAGESEPALTLLREANARGAQPELLEALAGTLKRLGRAEQALDVLREAVSRTPRDPAPRYVLATVLLEQGDEAGALTWMRSVLRMEPDHPAALNFIGYLLAQRGRDFAEAERLVRRALALRPDTGSFLDSLGWIHYRRGDYARAVQALARAAELEPEEPVILEHLGDAYQRAARPDEAAGAWRRALEVLARTPEAAEPRDQRTLIERKLKMLPTGAPGR, encoded by the coding sequence ATGGGTGTGCGTCCCTCGCGACTTCACACCCGCGCCGTGCCGCTGCTGGTCCTTCTCGGATGGGCGGCGACCGCGATGTCCGCGCCGCGCCGGGCCCCGGTGGACCGCACGGCGATGCGCGAGGCCATCGCCGCGGCTGCGGTGACGGACAAGCAGGTCTCTCCCGCCAGCTACGCGCACGACCTGAGGGCGCAGCTGCTCAGCCTGGAGGGCAGGCACCACGAGGCGGCGGATGCGCTGCGCCTGGCCCTGGCCACGGACGAGGGCAACCCCTACCTGCTCACGCACCTGGGCGAGGAGTACTCGCTGGTGGGGGACCTGGTGCGCGCCGAGGCGGAGCTGCGGCGGGTGGTGGCGCTGCATCCCCGCTACTACCCGGGCCGCATGGTGCTCGCGCGCGTGTTGTTGGAGGCGCGGCGGCCCGCGCGCGCCGAGGTCCAGCTGCGGCAGGCCATCCGGCTCAAGCCGCGCGAGCCCCAGGCCTATCTGCTGCTCGCGCAGCTCCACCTGGACGCGCGGGCCCACGCCCAGGCGGTGCTCGTGGTGGAGCAGCTCGCCCGGGCCCTGCCGGGGGAGATCTCGGGCTATCGCCAGCTGGGACTGGCCCTGGCGGAGCGCGGAGACGCGGAGCGGGCCCGGCGGATGCTGTCGCGGGCCCTGGAGCGGGATCCCGGGGACGTGGAGTCCCTGAACGTGCTCGCGCGGCTGCACGAGAAGGCGGGCGCGCTGAAGGAGGCCGAGGACGCGCTCGCCCGGGCCCTGGAGCGGGACCCGGACAACGCGGCGATGCTGGAGTCGGCGGGCCGGCTCGCCCTGCGCGGCGGCTCCTCGGTGCGGGCGCGCGCGTACTTCGACCGGCTGCTCGCCCAGGCGGGCGACTCGGACCTGGCGGTGCGGGTGGCGCTGGTGTTCCTGTCCGCGCATGACAGCGACGCCGCCCTGGCGGTGCTGGACGCGGCCCGGGAGGGCAGGGGAGGCTCGGCCCGCCTGTCCTTCTCCGCGGGCCTCGTCCACGAGCGGATGCGGCACTTCGCCCGGGCGGCCGCCGCCTACGCGGAGGTGCCGGACACCGCGTCGCTCGCCTCCGACGCCCGCTCCCGGGAGGGCATCTGCCTGTCCCAGGCGGGAGAACACGCGCGGGCCCTGGCCCTGCTGCGGGCGTCCCTGGCCGAGCGTCCGGGGGACACCGAGCGGGAGATCCAACTGGCCCGGGCCCTGGAGCGCGCGGGGGAGTCCGAGCCGGCCCTGACCCTGTTGCGCGAGGCGAACGCGCGCGGGGCCCAGCCAGAGCTGCTGGAGGCGCTCGCCGGGACGCTCAAGCGGCTGGGCCGCGCCGAGCAGGCCCTGGACGTGCTGCGCGAGGCGGTCTCGCGCACGCCCCGGGATCCCGCGCCGCGCTACGTGCTCGCCACGGTGCTGTTGGAGCAGGGGGACGAGGCGGGCGCGCTCACCTGGATGCGCAGCGTGCTGCGGATGGAGCCGGATCACCCCGCGGCGCTCAACTTCATCGGGTACCTGCTGGCCCAACGGGGCCGGGACTTCGCCGAGGCGGAGCGCCTGGTGCGGCGCGCGCTGGCGCTGCGTCCGGACACGGGCTCCTTCCTCGACTCCCTGGGGTGGATCCACTACCGGCGGGGGGACTACGCGCGCGCGGTGCAGGCCCTGGCGCGCGCGGCGGAGCTGGAGCCCGAGGAGCCCGTCATCCTCGAGCACCTGGGTGACGCCTACCAGCGCGCCGCGCGTCCGGACGAGGCGGCGGGGGCCTGGAGGCGCGCGCTGGAGGTGCTCGCGCGCACGCCCGAGGCGGCCGAGCCTCGGGATCAGCGCACGCTCATCGAGCGGAAGCTAAAGATGCTACCCACGGGTGCTCCGGGTCGCTAA
- a CDS encoding alpha/beta hydrolase: MARFDEGFFTSRDGLRLYWMSERPEQPRAHVVFVHGYGDHTGRYRPTFQALTAQGFAVHALDYRGHGRADGRRGYCATWPDYLDDLSAFWERVRSTTEGGKLFLMGHSHGALMSVHLRARGGLEGLSGLVLSSPYFKLALTPPKVKLLAARLLARVVPWAPIPTELTPEQLSRDEAVQREARQDPLYNRIATPRWFIESTQAQEKVLALAPSLQLPLFLFTGAEDGVAKVENGRAFFDAVGARDKVYKSYPGMRHEPLNELGKEQVFQDVSNWISEHL, encoded by the coding sequence ATGGCGCGCTTCGACGAGGGCTTCTTCACCAGCAGGGATGGGCTGCGGCTGTACTGGATGTCCGAGCGGCCCGAGCAGCCTCGCGCGCACGTGGTGTTCGTGCACGGCTATGGCGACCACACGGGCCGCTACCGCCCGACCTTCCAGGCGCTCACGGCCCAGGGCTTCGCGGTGCACGCGCTCGACTACCGGGGCCATGGCCGCGCGGACGGACGCCGCGGCTACTGCGCCACGTGGCCCGACTACCTGGATGACTTGAGCGCGTTCTGGGAGCGCGTGCGCTCCACCACCGAGGGCGGCAAGCTCTTCCTCATGGGCCACAGCCACGGCGCGCTCATGTCCGTGCACCTGCGGGCGCGCGGCGGGCTCGAGGGGCTCAGCGGCCTGGTGCTCTCCTCTCCCTACTTCAAGCTCGCCCTCACGCCGCCCAAGGTGAAGCTGCTGGCGGCGCGGCTGCTCGCGCGCGTGGTGCCCTGGGCGCCCATCCCCACGGAGCTCACCCCCGAGCAGCTCAGCCGGGACGAGGCCGTGCAGCGCGAGGCACGTCAGGACCCGCTCTACAATCGGATCGCGACCCCGCGCTGGTTCATCGAGTCCACCCAGGCGCAGGAGAAGGTGCTCGCGCTCGCGCCGAGCCTGCAACTGCCCCTGTTCCTCTTCACCGGGGCGGAGGACGGCGTGGCCAAGGTGGAGAACGGCCGGGCCTTCTTCGACGCCGTGGGCGCTCGCGACAAGGTGTACAAATCCTATCCTGGCATGCGCCACGAGCCGCTCAACGAGCTGGGCAAGGAGCAGGTCTTCCAGGACGTCTCTAACTGGATCTCCGAACATCTCTGA
- the bacN gene encoding bactofilin BacN: MAQGDQTGIIGKGIIIRGNLTGGGDLIIEGRVEGQIALKNHLTIEGTGKVQADIRAEELTINGEASGNIDASGRVAINASAKVAGDIKAPRVVIEDGAVFNGSIEMDVKLPDDI, from the coding sequence ATGGCACAGGGCGATCAGACGGGCATCATCGGCAAGGGCATCATCATCCGGGGCAATCTGACCGGGGGTGGGGATCTCATCATCGAGGGACGGGTGGAGGGGCAGATCGCCCTGAAGAACCACCTGACCATCGAGGGCACCGGCAAGGTGCAGGCGGACATCCGCGCCGAGGAGCTGACCATCAACGGCGAGGCGAGTGGCAACATCGACGCGTCGGGCCGGGTGGCCATCAACGCGTCGGCGAAGGTCGCCGGGGACATCAAGGCCCCGCGCGTGGTCATCGAGGATGGGGCGGTGTTCAACGGCTCCATCGAGATGGACGTGAAGCTGCCGGACGATATCTAG
- a CDS encoding bactofilin family protein produces MANTVIGSSIVIDGEISGDEDLVIQGTVKGKISLRESLYVEGSGVVEADIETQNVEIAGRVTGNIAATDKVELKTDCRVVGDIKAPRILIADGASFKGNVDMDIPKER; encoded by the coding sequence ATGGCGAATACGGTCATCGGTTCGAGCATTGTCATCGATGGGGAAATCTCCGGCGACGAGGATCTCGTCATCCAGGGGACGGTGAAGGGCAAGATCTCTCTGCGCGAGAGCCTCTACGTCGAGGGCAGTGGCGTGGTGGAGGCCGACATCGAGACGCAGAACGTAGAGATCGCGGGCCGCGTCACCGGCAACATCGCGGCCACCGACAAGGTGGAGCTCAAGACGGACTGCCGCGTGGTGGGTGACATCAAGGCCCCGCGCATCCTCATCGCCGACGGCGCCTCGTTCAAGGGCAACGTCGACATGGACATCCCGAAGGAGCGCTGA
- a CDS encoding bactofilin family protein codes for MATVKELASGAVDNTVVGQSILISGRLTGDEDLTVRGRVEGELTLSRTLIVEPTGVVKANVAVRNAIISGVVVGNINATESVELTREGRMVGDIHAPRVIIVDGASFRGRVDMGEVEPGRVPAERPALPRPAAVTRPTVRPGANVPARPALPATRPAAPVAPPARPTAAAPARPTPPAAPSTPATRPAPPPPPAPPAARAAEPTRPEPPRPPSAAPLPPTVAEGARKKVVVKKKGR; via the coding sequence TTGGCCACCGTGAAGGAACTGGCCTCCGGGGCCGTGGACAACACCGTGGTGGGCCAATCCATCCTCATCAGCGGTCGGCTGACGGGTGATGAGGACTTGACCGTGCGCGGTCGGGTGGAGGGTGAGCTCACGCTCAGCCGCACCCTGATCGTCGAGCCCACGGGCGTGGTGAAGGCGAACGTGGCGGTGAGAAACGCCATCATCAGCGGCGTGGTGGTGGGCAACATCAACGCCACCGAGAGCGTGGAGCTCACCCGCGAGGGCCGCATGGTGGGCGACATCCACGCCCCGCGCGTCATCATCGTGGACGGCGCGAGCTTCCGCGGCCGCGTGGACATGGGCGAGGTCGAGCCGGGCCGGGTGCCCGCCGAGCGCCCCGCGCTGCCCCGGCCGGCGGCCGTGACGCGGCCCACGGTGCGTCCGGGGGCCAACGTGCCCGCGCGCCCCGCGCTGCCCGCCACGCGCCCGGCGGCTCCGGTCGCGCCGCCCGCGCGCCCCACCGCCGCCGCTCCGGCGCGCCCGACGCCCCCCGCGGCGCCGAGCACGCCCGCGACGCGTCCGGCCCCGCCGCCTCCTCCGGCGCCCCCCGCGGCCCGTGCCGCGGAGCCCACGCGTCCCGAGCCGCCCCGGCCTCCTTCCGCCGCACCGCTGCCGCCCACGGTGGCCGAGGGTGCCCGGAAGAAGGTCGTGGTGAAGAAGAAGGGCCGCTAG
- a CDS encoding ParB/RepB/Spo0J family partition protein yields MNAENKADEVNGEPSPQAEPPSGEAADVPSGAPAESVPAEPPAPAEAPVAAASEPAPVVSPEPVPVPVVSPEPVPVPRRGHVAPAHIPLERIDEDTSLQIRPVGELTALATDLARLGQLSPVDVRFKPPDRFQIISGFRRVAALRFLKRDRVLARLHTDLSDEDALLMALASAIHASPVDREDLEAQRAKLEAEGRLTPIARDMLDKALATDDALAPETVEEEVDADELAVEATQRLVDINQDLALLADVFSDLDETRKQELLTQLRYSSDLVAWLERL; encoded by the coding sequence ATGAACGCCGAGAACAAAGCCGATGAGGTGAACGGCGAGCCCAGCCCCCAGGCGGAGCCGCCGTCCGGAGAGGCCGCGGACGTCCCGTCCGGTGCGCCCGCAGAGTCCGTTCCGGCGGAGCCGCCCGCCCCCGCGGAGGCCCCCGTGGCCGCCGCGAGCGAACCCGCGCCCGTGGTCTCCCCCGAGCCCGTGCCCGTCCCCGTGGTCTCCCCCGAGCCCGTGCCCGTTCCCCGGCGCGGTCACGTGGCGCCCGCCCACATTCCCCTGGAGCGCATCGACGAGGACACGTCCTTGCAGATCCGTCCCGTGGGCGAATTGACCGCGCTGGCCACGGATCTGGCGCGCCTGGGACAGTTGTCCCCCGTGGACGTGCGCTTCAAGCCCCCGGATCGCTTCCAGATCATCTCCGGGTTCCGGCGTGTGGCGGCGCTGCGCTTCCTCAAGCGCGACCGCGTCCTCGCCCGCCTGCACACGGACCTGTCCGACGAGGACGCGCTGCTCATGGCGCTCGCCTCCGCCATCCATGCCTCGCCGGTGGACCGGGAGGACCTGGAGGCCCAGCGCGCGAAGCTCGAGGCCGAGGGCCGGCTGACGCCCATCGCCCGGGACATGCTGGACAAGGCGCTGGCCACGGATGACGCCCTGGCGCCCGAGACGGTGGAGGAGGAGGTCGACGCGGACGAGCTCGCCGTGGAGGCCACCCAACGCCTGGTGGACATCAATCAGGACCTGGCCCTGCTGGCCGACGTGTTCTCGGACCTCGACGAGACGCGCAAGCAGGAATTGCTCACCCAGCTGCGCTACTCCTCGGACCTGGTGGCGTGGCTGGAAAGACTGTGA